One Helianthus annuus cultivar XRQ/B unplaced genomic scaffold, HanXRQr2.0-SUNRISE HanXRQChr00c001, whole genome shotgun sequence genomic window carries:
- the LOC118489678 gene encoding zinc finger MYM-type protein 1-like, translating to MSNRIRSFESGHSKRLKKRKQEALIESKKGALIKFCTPTTSQPTNDSDTPTNNKPTNDSDTPTNNEPINNIDTPTNNEPINNIDTPTNNEPTNDSDTPTNNEPTNDEKPTNDEFTTDEIPINFVDPSQWNNISIDLRDILVEKGPIKIHDYDFPQDENSRSFITSHYMRTLPNGEMLERKWLIYSIDLDRAFCFYCKLFNVNRCTSSLAKEGNSDWKNISSKLKEHEKSKVHINNMRTWMELEIRLAENKTIDKQNQNQINKEKEHWRNVLKRIIALVKSLGTHNLAFRGTNEQLYEESNGLFLAGIEMIAEFDPIMQEHVRRIKNKEIHNHYLGPRMQNELIHLLSNEVKTKIIKKVKEAKYFSIILDCTPDISHKEQMSIILRCLDISPTSIEVKEYFLEFLIVNDTTGKGLFNSIIEELNRIGLNVDDIRGQGCDNGSNMKGKHKGVQKRLLEVNPRAF from the coding sequence ATGTCAAATCGAATTCGATCTTTTGAATCCGGTCATTCAAAAAGGCTAAAAAAACGTAAACAAGAAGCTTTAATCGAATCAAAAAAGGGAGCACTTATAAAATTTTGTACACCTACAACAAGTCAACCTACTAATGATAGTGATACACCTACAAATAATAAACCTACAAACGATAGTGATACACCCACAAATAATGAACCTATAAACAATATTGATACACCTACAAATAATGAACCTATAAACAATATTGATACACCTACAAATAATGAACCTACAAACGATAGTGATACGCCTACAAATAATGAACCTACAAATGACGAAAAACCTACGAATGATGAATTTACAACCGATGAAATACCTATAAATTTTGTTGATCCAAGTCAATGGAATAATATTAGTATTGATCTAAGAGATATACTCGTAGAAAAAGGTCCGATTAAAATTCATGATTACGATTTTCCACAAGATGAAAACTCAAGAAGCTTTATTACATCTCACTATATGCGAACATTACCAAATGGTGAAATGCTAGAAAGAAAATGGTTGATTTATTCTATAGATTTAGATAGAGCGTTTTGTTTTTATTGTAAATTGTTTAACGTTAATCGATGTACTAGTAGCTTAGCTAAAGAAGGTAATAGCGATTGGAAAAATATTAGTAGTAAATTAAAAGAGCATGAAAAAAGTAAAGTACATATTAACAATATGAGAACATGGATGGAATTAGAGATAAGATTGGCGGAAAATAAGACAATCGAtaaacaaaatcaaaatcaaataaataaagaaaaagaacATTGGAGAAATGTGCTAAAAAGAATTATTGCCCTTGTCAAGAGTCTTGGTACACATAATTTAGCATTTCGTGGGACAAATGAACAATTGTATGAAGAAAGCAATGGTTTATTTTTAGCCGGTATTGAGATGATTGCAGAATTTGACCCGATAATGCAAGAACATGTTAGACGCATAAAAAATAAGGAAATTCATAATCATTATCTTGGACCCAGAATGCAAAATGAACTAATACATTTATTATCAAATGAggtaaaaacaaaaattattaaaAAGGTTAAAGAAGCTAAATATTTTTCAATTATTCTTGATTGCACACCCGATATAAGCCACAAAGAACAAATGTCCATTATCTTACGATGTTTAGATATTTCGCCAACTTCAATAGAAGTTAAAGAAtactttttagaatttttaataGTGAATGATACAACCGGTAAAGGTCTTTTTAATTCTATTATTGAGGAACTTAATAGAATAGGACTTAATGTGGATGACATTAGAGGTCAAGGTTGTGATAATGGTTCGAATATGAAAGGAAAACATAAGGGAGTACAAAAACGATTGTTAGAAGTTAATCCTAGAGCTTTTTAA